The Oxalobacteraceae bacterium OTU3CINTB1 genome includes a window with the following:
- a CDS encoding response regulator → MLHIVDDEAVVRDSLTWLATSRGISSRAYEGALQFLQQVEMGEFDADGDCLLLDVRMPDMNGVAVFDQLAARGLTQRMPVIFLTGHGDVPMAVDTLKRGAFDFFEKPFNDNQLMDRVQEGLAGSRKAGEMAAVHARLATLSVREREVLDLILAGKMNKVVADQLGISMRTVEVHRAHIFDKMQVKTAVELAGLLK, encoded by the coding sequence ATGCTGCATATCGTCGATGACGAAGCGGTCGTGCGCGACTCGCTGACCTGGCTGGCCACTTCGCGCGGGATCTCGTCGCGCGCCTACGAGGGCGCGCTGCAATTCCTGCAACAGGTGGAGATGGGCGAATTCGACGCCGACGGCGATTGCCTGCTGCTCGACGTGCGCATGCCGGACATGAATGGCGTGGCGGTGTTCGACCAGCTGGCCGCGCGCGGACTGACGCAGCGCATGCCGGTGATTTTCCTAACGGGCCATGGCGACGTGCCGATGGCGGTCGATACCTTGAAGCGCGGCGCCTTCGATTTCTTCGAGAAGCCGTTCAACGACAACCAGTTGATGGACCGGGTGCAGGAAGGCCTGGCCGGCTCGCGCAAGGCCGGCGAGATGGCGGCCGTACACGCGCGCCTGGCGACGCTGTCGGTGCGGGAGCGCGAGGTGCTGGACCTGATCCTGGCCGGCAAAATGAACAAGGTGGTGGCCGACCAGCTGGGCATCAGCATGCGCACGGTGGAAGTGCACCGCGCGCATATCTTCGACAAGATGCAGGTCAAAACGGCTGTCGAGCTGGCGGGCTTGCTGAAGTAA
- a CDS encoding PAS domain S-box protein, protein MTNPHSQPLPARRPSANSTLRWVLPIVLVLFFLAILIWLPWQARQMESNERQEQLIADTLWVEQTIRFQLGRDEESLAALAQEIGIGRLTPQQGHDRLSRVLKNGKELLRVVWLRPDGSLVATSDPQATPVVLTAASRATMELTRKTRNAMYTQPEVQAANPSSAPSEVLMDYHVPLFNGADYLGDLVATYKTSALLDEMVPWWFAQDNQVTLVDRDDKVLARRAAAGPGHGVYTHKRALDLPGASVRLVTDSVKSAPKLLPNLLVGSVIVLSLGLLWSLVALWGHISRRLAAEGALRQQMSFRTAMENSLVTGLRARDLEGRITYVNPAFCQIVGYPAEDIVGRLPPMPYWAPEAMEEYQTRFASVLAGKVTPQFETFFQRPDGQRVPVLVFEAPLVDNHGKQTGWMGSILDISDRKRVEELNRQQEEKLQASARLATMGEIASMLAHELNQPLAAISSYTTGALNVLGRAQDKGHAVDAGLLKPALEQASAQAQRAGQIIRSVHEFVKKREPLRQSVGIQSLLDGIQALIELQARQSYVSYQTNIPQDLPAVLADRVMIEQVLLNLTRNAIEAMQHIPPQRRMLNVVAEYDAATAQVSVAVIDQGHGIPDEVAQRLFSPFFSTKAEGMGMGLNICRTAIEFHGGSLTYSPNPQGGTIFTFVLPAVTVVTEQET, encoded by the coding sequence ATGACAAACCCGCATTCCCAGCCGCTCCCAGCCCGACGCCCCAGCGCAAACTCGACGCTGCGCTGGGTTTTGCCGATCGTGCTGGTGTTGTTTTTTCTGGCGATTTTGATCTGGCTACCGTGGCAGGCGCGCCAGATGGAAAGCAACGAACGCCAGGAACAACTGATCGCCGACACGCTGTGGGTTGAGCAAACGATACGCTTTCAATTAGGCAGGGACGAGGAAAGCCTGGCCGCGCTGGCGCAGGAAATCGGCATCGGGCGCCTGACGCCGCAACAGGGCCACGACCGCCTGTCCCGAGTGCTCAAGAACGGCAAGGAACTACTGCGGGTGGTCTGGCTGCGGCCCGACGGCTCGCTGGTCGCCACCAGCGACCCGCAAGCGACGCCGGTGGTGTTGACGGCGGCCTCGCGCGCAACCATGGAGCTGACCCGCAAGACCCGCAACGCGATGTACACGCAGCCGGAGGTGCAAGCGGCCAACCCCTCATCCGCGCCTTCGGAAGTGCTGATGGATTACCACGTGCCGCTGTTCAACGGCGCCGACTACCTGGGCGACCTGGTCGCCACCTATAAAACCAGCGCCCTGCTCGACGAAATGGTGCCGTGGTGGTTCGCGCAGGACAACCAGGTCACTCTGGTCGACCGCGACGACAAGGTGCTGGCGCGCCGCGCGGCGGCCGGTCCCGGCCACGGCGTCTACACCCACAAGCGCGCGCTCGACCTGCCTGGGGCCTCGGTGCGGCTGGTGACGGACAGCGTCAAGAGCGCGCCCAAGCTGCTGCCCAATTTGCTGGTCGGCTCGGTCATCGTGCTCTCACTCGGATTATTATGGAGCCTGGTGGCGCTGTGGGGCCACATCTCGCGCAGGCTCGCCGCCGAAGGCGCGCTGCGCCAGCAGATGTCGTTTCGCACCGCGATGGAAAATTCGCTGGTGACGGGCCTGCGCGCGCGCGACCTGGAAGGACGCATCACCTACGTCAATCCGGCGTTCTGCCAGATCGTCGGCTATCCGGCCGAGGACATCGTCGGCCGGCTGCCGCCGATGCCCTACTGGGCGCCGGAAGCGATGGAGGAATACCAGACCCGCTTCGCCTCGGTCCTGGCGGGCAAGGTCACGCCGCAGTTCGAGACCTTCTTCCAGCGTCCGGACGGTCAGCGCGTGCCGGTGCTGGTGTTCGAGGCGCCGCTGGTGGACAACCACGGCAAGCAGACCGGCTGGATGGGCTCCATCCTCGACATCTCCGACCGCAAGCGCGTGGAGGAACTGAACCGCCAGCAGGAGGAAAAGCTGCAGGCCAGCGCGCGCCTGGCGACGATGGGCGAAATCGCCTCGATGCTGGCGCATGAACTGAACCAGCCGCTGGCCGCCATCTCCAGCTACACCACCGGCGCGCTCAATGTATTGGGACGCGCGCAGGACAAGGGCCACGCGGTCGACGCGGGATTGCTGAAACCCGCGCTGGAGCAGGCCAGCGCGCAGGCGCAGCGGGCCGGCCAGATCATCCGCAGCGTCCACGAATTCGTCAAGAAGCGCGAACCGCTACGCCAGTCGGTCGGCATCCAGTCGCTGCTCGACGGCATCCAGGCGCTGATCGAGTTGCAGGCGCGCCAAAGCTACGTCTCGTACCAAACCAACATCCCCCAGGATCTGCCGGCGGTGCTGGCCGACCGCGTGATGATCGAACAGGTGCTGCTCAACCTGACCCGCAACGCCATCGAAGCGATGCAGCACATTCCGCCACAGCGGCGCATGCTCAACGTGGTGGCGGAGTATGATGCGGCCACCGCGCAGGTGAGCGTGGCCGTGATCGACCAGGGGCACGGCATTCCGGACGAGGTGGCGCAGCGTTTGTTCTCGCCCTTCTTCTCGACCAAGGCCGAGGGGATGGGCATGGGATTGAACATCTGCCGGACTGCGATAGAATTCCACGGCGGTTCGCTCACTTACAGCCCCAATCCGCAAGGCGGAACCATATTTACGTTCGTGCTGCCGGCGGTGACGGTGGTCACGGAACAGGAGACCTGA
- a CDS encoding TRAP transporter substrate-binding protein: MKLKHALLVLSAALSFNAYAQAPIVIKFSHVVATDTPKGQAAERFKQLAEKATNGRVKVEVYPNSQLYKDKEELEALQLGAVQMLAPSLAKFGPLGVKEFEAFDLPFIFPSKTALYNVTEGEIGKGLMKKLEPKGITGLAFWDNGFKVMSANKPLRVPADFKGLKLRIQSSKVLDAQMRALGANPQVLAFSEVYQALQTGVVDGTENPPSNMYTQKMHEVQKYVTVSNHGYLGYAVIVNKKFWDGLPPDIRTALDKAMKEATTFEKAIAQRDNDLALEAIKKTGKTEIYTLSVKEQAEWRKALLPVQQSMESRIGKDLISAINKEAAK; this comes from the coding sequence ATGAAACTGAAACACGCACTGCTCGTGCTGAGCGCGGCATTGAGCTTTAACGCCTACGCGCAAGCGCCTATCGTCATCAAATTCAGCCACGTCGTGGCGACCGACACCCCGAAAGGCCAGGCGGCAGAGCGTTTTAAACAACTTGCCGAAAAAGCCACCAACGGCCGCGTCAAGGTCGAGGTCTATCCGAACAGCCAGCTGTACAAGGACAAGGAAGAACTCGAAGCGCTGCAGCTGGGCGCCGTGCAAATGCTGGCGCCGTCGCTGGCCAAGTTCGGCCCGCTGGGCGTGAAGGAATTCGAAGCCTTCGACCTGCCGTTCATCTTCCCTTCCAAGACCGCGCTGTACAACGTCACCGAAGGCGAAATCGGCAAGGGCCTGATGAAAAAGCTGGAACCGAAGGGCATCACCGGCCTGGCGTTCTGGGATAACGGCTTCAAGGTCATGTCGGCCAACAAGCCGCTGCGCGTGCCGGCCGACTTCAAAGGCCTGAAACTGCGCATCCAGTCGTCCAAAGTGCTGGACGCGCAGATGCGCGCGCTGGGCGCCAACCCGCAGGTGCTGGCGTTCTCGGAAGTGTATCAAGCGCTGCAGACCGGCGTGGTCGACGGCACCGAGAATCCGCCGTCGAACATGTACACCCAGAAGATGCATGAAGTGCAGAAGTACGTGACCGTCTCCAACCACGGCTACCTGGGCTACGCGGTCATCGTCAACAAGAAGTTCTGGGACGGCCTGCCGCCTGACATCCGCACCGCGCTCGACAAGGCGATGAAGGAGGCGACCACGTTCGAGAAAGCCATCGCCCAGCGCGACAACGATCTGGCGCTCGAAGCGATCAAGAAGACCGGCAAGACCGAGATCTACACCTTGAGCGTGAAAGAACAGGCGGAGTGGCGCAAGGCCCTGCTGCCGGTACAGCAATCGATGGAAAGCCGGATCGGCAAAGACCTGATCTCGGCCATCAATAAAGAAGCGGCAAAATAA
- a CDS encoding TRAP transporter small permease, producing the protein MKFLDRLEEWLIATLMGVATILIFISVVHRYLSGLPIPGLQDYLIQLNTSWTQEACIYMFVWMAKFGAAYGVRTGIHVGVDVLINRMSTPWRAKFVVFGLLAGAVFTGIIGTLGANFVHHMAQTDQTSADLEMPMWIVYLAVPLGSYLMCFRFLQVLVSFVKTGDLPKHDHSHVEGLEEELSADKGAKA; encoded by the coding sequence ATGAAATTCCTCGATAGACTCGAAGAATGGCTCATCGCGACCCTGATGGGCGTGGCCACCATTCTGATCTTTATCTCGGTCGTACACCGTTACCTGTCCGGCCTGCCGATCCCCGGCCTGCAGGACTACCTGATTCAACTCAATACCAGCTGGACGCAGGAAGCCTGCATCTACATGTTCGTCTGGATGGCCAAGTTCGGCGCGGCCTATGGCGTGCGCACCGGCATCCACGTTGGCGTCGACGTCCTGATCAACCGCATGAGCACGCCGTGGCGCGCCAAGTTCGTCGTGTTCGGCCTGCTGGCCGGCGCGGTGTTCACCGGCATCATCGGCACCCTGGGCGCCAACTTCGTCCATCACATGGCGCAGACCGACCAGACCTCGGCCGACCTCGAAATGCCGATGTGGATCGTCTACCTGGCCGTGCCGCTCGGCTCCTACCTGATGTGCTTCCGCTTCCTGCAGGTGCTGGTGTCCTTCGTCAAAACCGGCGACCTGCCCAAACATGACCATTCGCACGTCGAGGGTCTGGAAGAAGAACTGTCGGCCGACAAAGGAGCCAAAGCATGA
- a CDS encoding TRAP transporter large permease subunit: protein MNALIIFVLLLGLMLTGMPISISLGLTVLTFLFTMTQVPIDTVALKLFTGIEKFEIMAIPFFILAGNFLTHGGVARRMINFATSMVGHWHGGLALGGVLACALFAAVSGSSPATVVAIGSIILPAMVRQGYPKAFGAGVITTSGALGILIPPSIVMVMYSVTTNTSVGKLFMAGVVPGIMLAFFLGLTTWYLARKNNYPRMPKAAWGERWATFRKSAWGLLLIVIVMGGIYSGAFTPTEAAAMAAVYAFFIAVFVYKDLKLKQVGKVLLDSAAMSAMLLYIITNAILFSFLMTSENIPQAMAEWITGQGLGVITFLLVVNVLLLLAGNVMEPSSIVLIMAPILFPVAMKLGIDPVHFGILIVVNMEVGMCHPPVGLNLYVASGITKMGITELTVAVWPWLLTMLGFLILVTYVPQISLWLPNLIYS from the coding sequence ATGAACGCCCTGATTATCTTCGTGCTGCTGCTGGGCCTGATGTTGACCGGCATGCCGATCTCCATCTCGCTCGGCCTGACGGTGCTGACCTTCCTGTTCACCATGACCCAGGTGCCGATCGATACGGTGGCGCTCAAGCTGTTCACCGGCATCGAGAAATTCGAGATCATGGCCATCCCGTTCTTCATTTTGGCGGGCAACTTCCTCACCCACGGCGGCGTCGCGCGGCGCATGATCAACTTCGCCACGTCGATGGTCGGCCACTGGCACGGCGGCCTGGCGCTGGGCGGCGTGCTGGCCTGCGCCTTGTTTGCTGCGGTGTCGGGCTCGTCGCCGGCCACCGTGGTGGCGATCGGATCGATCATCCTGCCTGCAATGGTGCGCCAAGGCTATCCGAAGGCGTTCGGCGCCGGCGTCATCACCACCTCGGGCGCGCTGGGTATCCTGATTCCGCCGTCGATCGTGATGGTGATGTACTCGGTCACCACCAACACCTCGGTCGGCAAGCTGTTCATGGCCGGCGTGGTGCCGGGCATTATGCTGGCGTTCTTCCTCGGCTTGACCACCTGGTATCTGGCGCGCAAGAACAACTATCCGCGCATGCCCAAGGCCGCCTGGGGCGAGCGCTGGGCGACCTTCCGCAAGAGCGCCTGGGGCCTGCTGCTGATCGTCATCGTCATGGGCGGCATCTACAGCGGCGCGTTCACGCCGACCGAGGCGGCGGCGATGGCGGCGGTGTACGCCTTCTTCATCGCCGTGTTCGTCTACAAGGACTTGAAGCTCAAGCAGGTGGGCAAGGTGCTGCTCGATTCGGCGGCGATGTCGGCGATGCTGCTGTACATCATCACCAACGCCATCCTGTTCTCGTTCCTGATGACCAGTGAGAACATTCCGCAGGCGATGGCCGAGTGGATCACCGGACAGGGCCTGGGCGTGATTACCTTCCTGCTGGTGGTTAACGTGCTGCTGCTGTTGGCCGGCAACGTCATGGAGCCGTCGTCGATCGTGCTGATCATGGCGCCGATTCTGTTCCCGGTGGCCATGAAACTGGGCATCGATCCGGTGCACTTCGGGATCTTGATCGTAGTCAACATGGAAGTGGGGATGTGCCATCCGCCGGTCGGCCTGAACCTGTACGTGGCGTCGGGTATCACCAAGATGGGCATAACAGAATTGACCGTTGCCGTGTGGCCATGGCTGCTGACAATGCTGGGCTTCTTGATCTTGGTCACATATGTACCACAAATTTCTTTGTGGCTCCCGAATTTAATTTACTCTTAA
- a CDS encoding methylated-DNA--[protein]-cysteine S-methyltransferase, producing MRTASGLITELCYLPPHFDAKDAGDATAAAAVTQLQAYCADADYRFDLPLKQAGTDFQKTVWGAISSIPRGSVRTYGELAKHIGSAPRAVGQACGANWFPIVVPCHRVTSAAGLGGFANSDDPNGYLLGIKRWLLAHEGSSEYAWQQTTLL from the coding sequence GTGCGCACCGCAAGTGGTCTGATCACTGAGCTGTGTTACCTGCCGCCCCATTTTGATGCAAAGGATGCCGGGGACGCGACGGCGGCGGCGGCGGTTACCCAGCTGCAAGCGTATTGTGCGGATGCCGATTACCGCTTCGACTTGCCGCTCAAGCAGGCCGGCACCGACTTCCAGAAGACCGTGTGGGGCGCCATCAGTTCCATTCCGCGCGGCAGCGTTCGCACCTACGGCGAGCTCGCCAAGCACATCGGTTCGGCGCCGCGCGCCGTGGGGCAGGCTTGCGGCGCCAACTGGTTCCCGATCGTGGTGCCGTGCCACCGCGTCACCTCCGCCGCCGGCCTGGGCGGCTTTGCCAACAGCGACGATCCCAACGGCTACCTCCTGGGCATCAAACGCTGGCTGCTGGCCCACGAAGGTTCGAGCGAGTACGCATGGCAACAGACAACACTGCTCTGA
- the xerD gene encoding site-specific tyrosine recombinase XerD, with protein MATDNTALIDEFCDSLWLEDGLSKNTLEAYRRDMRLFARWLESQRPNVAGLAAVATHDIQGYIAARHEDSGKATSSNRRLSVIKRFYQLMLRQRRITDDPSLKLVSAKQPHRFVHTLSEIQVEALLAAPDVNTPLGLRERTMLELMYASGLRVSELVDLKMLELSLNDGVLRITGKGAKTRLVPFGQQARIWIERYVKDARGVILNGQVDDALFVTGRGGPMTRQMFWVVIKKHALKAGITAPLSPHTLRHAFATHLLNHGADLRVVQLLLGHSDISTTQIYTHVARERLKHLHAQHHPRG; from the coding sequence ATGGCAACAGACAACACTGCTCTGATCGACGAGTTCTGCGACAGCCTGTGGCTGGAGGACGGCCTGTCGAAGAACACGCTCGAAGCCTACCGGCGCGACATGCGCCTGTTCGCCCGCTGGCTCGAGTCGCAGCGGCCCAACGTGGCCGGGCTGGCGGCCGTGGCCACGCACGATATCCAGGGTTACATCGCCGCGCGCCACGAGGACAGCGGCAAGGCCACCTCGTCCAACCGGCGGCTGTCGGTGATCAAGCGCTTTTACCAGTTGATGCTGCGACAGCGCCGCATCACCGACGATCCCAGCCTCAAATTGGTATCGGCCAAGCAGCCGCACCGCTTCGTCCACACCTTGAGCGAAATTCAAGTTGAGGCCTTGCTGGCGGCGCCCGACGTCAATACGCCGCTGGGCCTGCGCGAGCGCACCATGCTGGAGCTGATGTACGCCAGCGGCTTGCGCGTGTCGGAGTTGGTGGACCTCAAGATGCTGGAGCTGAGCCTGAACGACGGCGTGCTGCGCATCACCGGCAAGGGCGCGAAAACGCGGCTGGTGCCGTTCGGCCAGCAGGCCAGGATCTGGATCGAGCGCTACGTCAAGGATGCGCGCGGCGTGATCCTGAACGGCCAGGTCGACGATGCGCTGTTCGTCACCGGACGCGGCGGCCCGATGACGCGGCAGATGTTCTGGGTGGTGATCAAAAAACATGCGTTGAAGGCAGGCATCACGGCGCCGTTGTCGCCGCACACCTTGCGGCATGCTTTTGCCACGCACTTGCTCAACCATGGGGCCGATCTGCGCGTGGTGCAGTTATTGCTTGGTCATTCGGACATCTCCACCACGCAAATCTACACCCACGTCGCACGGGAACGCCTGAAACATCTGCATGCGCAACATCATCCCCGAGGCTGA
- a CDS encoding efflux RND transporter permease subunit — translation MWITKTSIQNPVFATMVMVALVVLGMFSYRELGMEAMPNVDIPAAMIEVNYPGASPEAVENDITRPIEEAVNTVSGIKTLRANSWEGRAGVYVDFELSTNMDKAMQDIRDKIAMVRPRFPKEAKDPFIVRFEGENSRPIAQIGLTATAHTLRELSTMADQVIGKRFQGVAGVGQVRLNGMAARQILISLRPNDLTAQAIGVDEVIATIQATNTNLPAGSISFAGNEQLVRVENKMKEARDFNKIIVARRANGPVYLEQVATVIDGAQEEMSISRLNGQRAVTIDITKVQDANVVEVGTRIQKVVAELQKSLPSDITLTLLNDESVKVQSQLDNVKRTIVEGAVLTMVIVFFFLHSWRSTIITGLTLPISVMASFIAMKVFGFTLNFLTLMALSLCIGLLIDDAIVVRENIVRHLGLGKNHRKAAEDGTNEIGLAVMATTFAIVAVFIPVAFMQGIIGRFFLQFGITVAVAVMVSLFVSFTLDPMLSSVWPDPVKDRFKYVPWLGRLMHWLEGGVDKLHVVYGKVLGLALRWRKLTLAFAFALFAGSLMLVPMIGGEMMPEQDNGWVNLQMKTPVGSSLEYNDNKVQQVEAALKEFPEIASVIAVVGTQDGRNTARIDMKLVDRKTHQRPAQKVMEGKIRERLSKIAGITMSVGWKPIFIAILGTDEGKLDAVAHRLMDKMRNIKGLVDLEYSQEGANPSTTVKINNELASDLGLTVQQIGTALRPFVAGDTTSHFLAPDGQNYDVNVQLPKSGRQKVADLADLSLASSKLGPDGRPVMVPLRQVVDFVPSFSPQVLKRQALQRRVAIYANTEGRPGGDVDGDVRKAMKEIDLPDGVRFDVGGNAQEMEESMTSAMIALGIAVIFIYLVLASQFGSFLQPVAIMMSLPLSLIGVLVALLATGSTLNIFSVIGFIMLMGLVTKNAILLVDFTNQAQREGAGQFEAIMNAGQVRLRPILMTTLAMVFGMLPMAIGLGEGGETQAPMGRAVIGGVITSTILTLVVVPVAYTYLDNLGKRCVRYFKRRQHEEHEEVVEHLHEVKHHA, via the coding sequence ATGTGGATCACTAAAACCAGTATCCAGAACCCGGTGTTTGCCACCATGGTGATGGTGGCGCTCGTGGTGCTGGGAATGTTCTCGTACCGCGAACTGGGCATGGAAGCCATGCCCAACGTCGACATTCCCGCCGCGATGATCGAGGTCAACTACCCGGGCGCGTCGCCGGAAGCGGTCGAGAACGACATCACGCGGCCGATCGAGGAGGCGGTCAACACCGTCAGCGGCATCAAGACCCTGCGCGCCAACTCGTGGGAAGGCCGCGCCGGCGTCTACGTCGACTTCGAGCTGTCGACCAATATGGACAAGGCGATGCAGGACATCCGCGACAAGATCGCGATGGTGCGCCCGCGCTTCCCGAAGGAAGCCAAGGACCCGTTCATCGTCCGCTTCGAGGGCGAGAACAGCCGCCCCATCGCCCAGATCGGCCTGACCGCCACCGCCCACACCTTGCGCGAACTGTCGACCATGGCCGACCAGGTCATCGGCAAGCGCTTCCAGGGCGTGGCCGGCGTCGGCCAGGTGCGCCTGAACGGCATGGCCGCGCGCCAGATCCTGATCAGCCTGCGTCCCAACGACCTGACCGCGCAAGCCATCGGCGTCGACGAGGTCATCGCCACGATCCAGGCCACCAACACCAACCTGCCGGCCGGCTCGATCAGCTTCGCCGGCAACGAGCAGCTGGTGCGCGTCGAGAACAAGATGAAGGAGGCGCGCGACTTCAACAAGATCATCGTCGCCCGCCGCGCCAACGGCCCGGTCTACCTGGAACAGGTGGCCACGGTGATCGACGGCGCCCAGGAGGAGATGTCGATCTCGCGCCTGAACGGCCAGCGCGCCGTCACCATCGACATCACCAAGGTCCAGGACGCCAACGTGGTCGAGGTCGGTACGCGCATCCAGAAAGTAGTCGCCGAGCTGCAAAAATCGCTGCCGTCGGACATCACCTTGACCTTGCTCAACGACGAATCGGTCAAGGTGCAGAGCCAGCTCGACAACGTCAAGCGCACCATCGTCGAAGGCGCCGTGCTGACCATGGTCATCGTGTTCTTCTTCCTGCACTCGTGGCGCTCGACCATCATCACCGGGCTGACGTTGCCGATTTCGGTGATGGCCAGCTTCATCGCGATGAAGGTGTTCGGCTTCACCCTGAACTTCCTGACCCTGATGGCGCTGTCGCTGTGCATCGGCCTGCTGATCGACGACGCCATCGTGGTGCGCGAAAACATCGTGCGCCACCTGGGCCTGGGCAAGAACCACCGCAAGGCGGCCGAGGACGGCACCAACGAGATCGGCCTGGCCGTCATGGCCACCACCTTCGCGATTGTCGCCGTGTTCATTCCGGTGGCCTTCATGCAGGGCATCATCGGCCGCTTCTTCCTGCAGTTCGGCATCACGGTGGCGGTGGCGGTGATGGTGTCGCTGTTCGTCAGTTTCACGCTCGATCCGATGCTGTCGTCGGTGTGGCCCGATCCGGTCAAGGACCGCTTCAAGTACGTGCCGTGGCTGGGCCGCCTGATGCACTGGCTCGAAGGCGGCGTCGATAAGCTGCACGTGGTGTATGGCAAAGTCCTGGGACTGGCGCTGCGCTGGCGCAAGCTGACCCTGGCGTTCGCCTTCGCGCTGTTCGCCGGCAGCCTGATGCTGGTGCCGATGATCGGCGGCGAGATGATGCCGGAGCAGGACAACGGCTGGGTCAACCTGCAGATGAAGACGCCGGTCGGCTCCAGCCTGGAATACAACGACAACAAGGTGCAGCAGGTCGAGGCGGCGCTCAAGGAGTTCCCGGAGATCGCCAGCGTCATCGCGGTGGTCGGCACCCAGGACGGCCGCAACACGGCCCGCATCGACATGAAGCTGGTGGACCGCAAGACCCATCAGCGGCCGGCGCAGAAAGTCATGGAAGGCAAGATCCGCGAACGCTTGTCCAAGATCGCCGGCATCACGATGTCGGTGGGCTGGAAGCCGATCTTCATCGCCATCCTCGGCACCGACGAAGGCAAGCTCGACGCAGTGGCGCACCGCCTGATGGACAAGATGCGCAACATCAAGGGCTTGGTCGACCTGGAGTACAGCCAGGAAGGCGCCAATCCGTCGACCACGGTCAAGATCAACAACGAGCTGGCCAGCGACCTGGGCCTGACAGTACAGCAGATCGGCACCGCGCTGCGTCCGTTCGTGGCAGGCGACACCACCAGCCACTTCCTCGCCCCCGACGGCCAGAACTACGACGTCAACGTGCAGTTGCCCAAATCGGGCCGGCAGAAGGTGGCCGACCTGGCGGACCTGTCGCTGGCGTCGAGCAAGCTGGGGCCGGATGGGCGGCCGGTGATGGTGCCGCTGCGCCAGGTGGTCGATTTCGTGCCGTCGTTCAGCCCGCAGGTGCTCAAGCGCCAGGCGCTGCAGCGCCGAGTGGCGATCTACGCCAACACCGAGGGCCGTCCCGGCGGCGACGTCGACGGCGACGTGCGCAAGGCCATGAAGGAAATCGACTTACCGGACGGCGTGCGCTTCGACGTCGGCGGCAACGCGCAGGAAATGGAAGAGAGCATGACCTCGGCCATGATCGCGCTCGGCATCGCGGTGATCTTCATCTACCTGGTGCTGGCGTCGCAGTTCGGCAGCTTCCTGCAGCCGGTGGCAATCATGATGTCCTTGCCGCTGTCGCTGATCGGCGTGCTGGTGGCGCTGCTGGCGACCGGCAGCACGTTGAACATCTTCTCGGTGATCGGTTTCATCATGCTGATGGGGCTGGTGACCAAGAACGCGATCTTGCTGGTGGACTTCACCAACCAGGCGCAGCGCGAGGGCGCGGGGCAGTTCGAGGCCATCATGAACGCGGGCCAAGTGCGCTTGCGGCCGATTCTGATGACGACGTTGGCGATGGTGTTCGGCATGCTGCCGATGGCGATCGGCCTGGGCGAAGGCGGCGAAACGCAGGCGCCGATGGGCCGCGCGGTGATCGGCGGGGTGATCACGTCGACCATTTTGACGTTGGTGGTGGTGCCGGTGGCTTATACTTATCTGGACAACCTCGGCAAGCGCTGCGTGCGGTATTTCAAGCGCAGGCAGCATGAGGAACATGAGGAAGTCGTCGAGCACCTGCACGAAGTCAAACACCACGCCTGA